The DNA sequence AAATGATGCACTTCAGATGACACATGTACAAGTGTCTCATTAggagcagcagaccactgtctgAGGGTGTTTTCATatatagtcctttttaaacaaactgaactcagtcctcttaaagtgcaccaaaaagtggaccaacagaaaaaggGGCCTCAGTTCTCCCTTGCAAGCGTTACAGGCCATCGTGATTACATTTGTCCCAGTGCAATAGCATGTCATCTAGAAGATTAGAGACAATTGCAGTGGagcactttgtgttcacaaggcacaggttaagtgaaccGCACCGTGGACTTGAAGTGAACCAAATTCAGACCACTCCCAGAGGTGGTCTGAGTTTGGTTCCCctcagaggggtctgagttctcttggagtgttcacatatgtgcaaaaaatgctgagtcaccgcTCAGAGTCCgcttagagggctgaaaaggaccaagtgtgaaaacaccctgagataagcagttgtgtttttttttaacgacacgtgacatgtccagctgtgtttccgGTGACAGCAACCGACTaattcaagccaaaacatgctCCTTTCcagaccataaccaagtgtttttgtgcctaaatctaaccacacgttaaccaccgGGTTGGGAAAACATAGAATTGAAAATTGAACCATAAAGTTTAAACATATTCaccatatgaaatgtacaaatgtaacatatctttGGTTTGCTAAAACCTGGATATGCTAACTCCACTACCAGTTTACTGTGACATGTTAACACACGGTTTCTGAACATTCTTTGTTGACAGACAAGTAAGTGGCCGAGATGTTCAGGAATCAAGACAAAACTGCACACAGACAATCAGAAGTACTGATGTGATGATGTGTTGAGGGAGATGAACAATCAGTTGTCACATGCTCCATGTAAATGTCTTATTtaaaattaaagggacagttcaccccaaaagcAAAATTACACATATTTCTTCTTACTTGTGGTGCTACATAtaagtctagattgttttggtttgagttgcaagttcatgtgggaactattttttttctactgacCTACACCTgcaaactgtatcactgtgcaaaaAGAGGAGTACATCTACTGCTAGGTCACCTAGCATCACCACACCAAGGcgagtgccatttagttccattatattggagagaaggcagacatctctacagccgatatctctaacactcagcaactcacaccaaaacaatctagattaataaacagcaccacaggtaagaggaaaaatatgtatttttgatttggtggTGAACTGTCCTTCAAAGTCTTAAAACTAGGACACTAATGTGCGTGTAAACACATTCCTGTAAGCAGTTAACAGAGAGGTTTGTTATCTGGATAACTGTTGAGCAAAAACTAGAACCCCCTGAAATAAAGTGCGTGAGCGGATTTGTTAAAAgttgtgatttgtgtttgactCATAAGTTTTCCATATGACTCAGCAAACCTGTTTCTTTGAGAGCGACATGAACAGCAGCTGCTCAGCAGCACTGTATAACCAAGTGTGACAACTTGTTGCTCAGATAGGAACCTGACTGCTTCATAATAACTTCACATTCATACAGCGTTTGGGACGTTACCGTAACAACAGCAGACTCGGGTtagtgtgtaggtgtgtgtgactgtgtatgaTTTTGTGTTTCAGGTTGGCGGAGGTGTCTCCAGTTGTGCGAGAAGCGTTGGAGACGCGAGCATCAGTGGAATATTTGAACACACTGATGGAGGAGCTCGGTCTACAGGAGCAGGACCTTCTGAACTTAGTCCAGCTGTTTAAAACcccaacacactgacacacacacacacacagatggacatATGAACAGtaaatatacataaataaagaaacatGCAGCTATCCAGCATTTTCTAtaacgtttgtttgccacaaaTAAAATTGGTTGCGATAACTTTTAAAGCCAAAGCTCACATcctttttattgtatttgttcACTCCTCATCCAGGATACAGGAGGGCAGCCTGCAGCAGTGAAATGaagtgcatttactcaagtactgtgtTTAAGTACAAATGTGAGGTACTTCCTTCTCATGCCACTTTCTACTTTAACTCCATGAGAGCTCAAAGGGAAATATTCtcctttttacttcactacaatCATTTGACAGATTCTAGAGGCGGGAATCACAATATGATATTGTCACAACACTTGAGTCAAGATACAGTATTACTGTGATTGTAAACGTCTTCTGATATGTTATgttattgtgataaaatatattgcgatatacTGTGATTTACTACCCATTTTCAGCTGCAAGTAATGTCCCCAAAGTAAACTTTGTTAGCACCTGTTTGATCTAATCTTAAAAACAATTATCCATATTATTCTAGTCGGCTACCTTAAGTTTAATTTGcatttataatatttataatttatatgatattgacacacaaaaatatcacgatactatgctgtatcataTTTTCCCCTCACACCTAACAGATTTAACAACGTTACaattaagatttttgcacaGAAAACAGACAAGGAGTTTATaagatgtgatgttttgttatAAATTAAGCGACCCATCACCATCAGTGTATGCAAGTACAGCTGAAACAATAAGTCAAGTAATTGATTGATGGAAAACTAATTGGCAGCTATTTGGGGTAACACCTAATTTTCATAGTCCACCTACAGATGCTTTCTagagcagtggtttccaactggtgcagccacaaggtccagatttatccttagtcattagttcaaggtccacagggtttaatatattcagcattgTACTTGCGTTTGGACATGTTGTCAAGTAtttgtctgttagtcactcagtcAGATTGATTGATGGGCGGATGTCATGGTGTTATTGGTtgaatttattatttgttttacaataataaaaaaaacattggatTTCTATATaagaatataaataaattgattttttttttctttttcttttttgggcaTATATTGTTAAACAGGTGAACAATATGGCCGAGGATTTTATATCTACTTTAATGTGAGCATCTGAACCATATTTGGGACAGGGGTCCTGTCACATGTGAAGATgcactgcttttctttttaatttattcttaaAATAATCCTGAGGTTGTTATATTTGTTGTACAAAAAATGTGTCACGTTTGGCTCTGGGTAATTGTTGCAGCATTtctcactattttttttttcaaactcaaGAATCAatcgattaatcaagaaaataatcattaaataaTAGTTAAAACTGCTGGTCAGCAGGCTGGTTTGTGTCGCAGCATTACTGCACACATTATTGACACAATCTGTGGTGAGATATGCGCAAATCAGATCCTTGAAGTTTTAGGGCAGTGGATGTTTAAATAAATCACACCCAGCTTTTCCAAGTGAAAACGCCATGTGGACACGCTGCTTATTGCCGAGCcggaggagctgctgctgccataAAAGTGACGTTATTTCTCCAGACTTCCTTCACACGGAGCTTTATGGCACCATAATGTCATTTGTTATATGGGTAAGTTATCAATGCGTGTGTCTGAAGATGTTTGGTTTTGACCAGGTGGCGCGCGCAACGAaacgttttttctttttaatagtGGAGATGTAACTTTGACCCTgtcatgcagattggggacgtGATTGATGGGCCTGCGTGGCTCCACACAGCTTCTCGTTTTTCACAACGTACCTCCAATCAatggacagaggcagagagggggttttaaaatgttttcaagtgTGTAATATTGTGGATTGAAACTTAAGATTCTAAATGTTGGGAAATGTTTTCTTATgttgaaaataattaaatgtagaacgactgaaataaattaaagacTTGTCAATTCCTAACTGAAAAAACGGAATGAGCTACAAAAGTTAATATTCAATCCCTGACTAAACTGACTGAATGGAAGAGGCAAGATTTATAGAATCTGGCCTTTAAAAATGAtcattgatttaaaaaagaattcTTGAAAATGCAGCTTAGGAAGCTTTGGAAActgctttttaatttaaataataaagtaaaaacacaCCCGATAAATAAACTTTTATTTCCGTAAAATCAACCAGAATATCTCAGGCTAAATAATTAACTACATTGAACAATGACAGGGCAatgcaacaaacaaaaaataaaataaaacacgaCCATATAAATAGTCAGAGTACATTCAAAGTGCAGGATTTCATGCCAAAGCATCGAAGTCTGCTCATTTGAGTCCGTGCTGCGTCTCCTTGTGCCTCCTCAGGTCCACTTTCCTCTGGAAACCTTTCCCGCACAGGTCGCAGCCGAAAGGTTTGAAGCCcgtgtgtttcctgctgtgcGTGATGAGGTTGGAGCTCTGACTGAAGGCCTTCCCGCACACCTGGCACTTGTGCGGCTTCTCACCTGGAGCAGTGACGACATCACACAGTTGGGAATGACAGCGTGTGGCATTTTTACGCATGACGCACGGTGAGGCGTTATaaaaagtggctgtttttttttattagtgtgtgctgtgtctcacctgtgtggatgaatgtgtgttttttcatgtcTGACTTTTGGTGGAATCTCTTCCCGCAGTACTGGCACGGATAAGGCCGCGTGTCCGAGTGGATGAGTAGATGCGTGGACAGCGTGGAGGAGCGCTTGAAGCTTTTGCCGCAGATTTTACAGCTGAAGCTCCTCTCCTGTAAAACATGTTAAAGGTCAGTGTGGGAGGCCTCAAATATGGGATGTAACTGCAGATATACAGAAAAGGTCAGACTGTTTAAAGGCATTGTGGTGGCAGAAACGCGACCTGGGGCCTTTGCGTCCAGGATGTGGGCCTTTGAGTTAATAAAGCAGCTTGTGCGATAGTCTGTTTCCAGTTAGAGGCCTACCTGTGAGTGAACCGCTCTGTGCTGATCCAGGCTCACTGCATGCCCGAAGGTTTTCCCGCAGATCCCGCACTCAAACGGCCGCGTCCCGCTGTGTGATCGCCGCACATGAACCTCCAACCCGTGAGGCGTGGAGAACACCTTTGGAAGAATAGACCGATGACATTTTTACTTCATCAAACTACTgagaagaaaaatatatatatattgctcTCATTGCCACACAGTTTATGGatgaaatgacatttaaattaaaCTTGAACATAAGAATATAGTGGACATATAAAGTCAAAATCATTTGTAGCATCTCAGCATAGTCACAAACATCCTGACTGTTATGGTTTCCGTCATGTCACGTCTCAGTAAACACACCTTGCAGCATTTAATGCACTTATAGGATCCGTTTGACTCGATGTTGGAGCAGATGAAGTCATTTTCAGACTTGATTTCCGCACCGCGCGGCTTCTGCTTTAAATCCACATACAGCTCGTCTCCATCCCGCATCCTGCGGATCTGGTGGGCCGTTGAAGAAAAGTCCTGGTAGCATCCGGCTACCGGGCCCCGCTGTGCGTAATGCGGCTCAGCGCCGCCGTCCTCTGCACTGTAGATGCTGCCAGGGGAGTGAGGCTCCCTGTGGCCCTGGAGGTGGCGATGGTACGGCCCTTGGACCAGATGCCTCAGCTCGGAGCCGGAGTACGCCGTCCAGGAGTAAGGGAAGAGCGGGATGTTGAAGTGGTGGTTGTCCTCCGCCGCTGGAGTGGAGCATTTCTCTGAATCTGGAGGTTAATGTAGATCCAGTATAAGTGTGTATTCTTACTGAGGAGTGTTAAATGCAGCTCATGGCGTGGCTTAAGATTTGATCATTTGAAAATTGTGTTGGGCCTCACTGGAAATGCTACATGACGTGCGTAAAAGTAACTTTAGATAAAAATAAACTCCTATATGCCCGCATTAAAATGTTACCCCTTATATAAATAGATGTGTGTATACAGTTAGTACAATGACTGATGATTGACAA is a window from the Epinephelus fuscoguttatus linkage group LG15, E.fuscoguttatus.final_Chr_v1 genome containing:
- the gfi1aa gene encoding growth factor independent 1A transcription repressor a isoform X2 encodes the protein MPRSFLVKSKRAHSYHQPRYLDDDCSRLDTILSHVCAETKSHAEFENNLEPKEDVSAGADRLSPGSRLLSPGSLSSSSPLSCGGSVCDRSSDCDFWRPPSPSSSPDSEKCSTPAAEDNHHFNIPLFPYSWTAYSGSELRHLVQGPYHRHLQGHREPHSPGSIYSAEDGGAEPHYAQRGPVAGCYQDFSSTAHQIRRMRDGDELYVDLKQKPRGAEIKSENDFICSNIESNGSYKCIKCCKVFSTPHGLEVHVRRSHSGTRPFECGICGKTFGHAVSLDQHRAVHSQERSFSCKICGKSFKRSSTLSTHLLIHSDTRPYPCQYCGKRFHQKSDMKKHTFIHTGEKPHKCQVCGKAFSQSSNLITHSRKHTGFKPFGCDLCGKGFQRKVDLRRHKETQHGLK
- the gfi1aa gene encoding growth factor independent 1A transcription repressor a isoform X1, with the protein product MRNSLPKIPTLFRLSTNSVPICPEIKSEQRGEEWSQVERKISDLSSTDLKEIKNMPRSFLVKSKRAHSYHQPRYLDDDCSRLDTILSHVCAETKSHAEFENNLEPKEDVSAGADRLSPGSRLLSPGSLSSSSPLSCGGSVCDRSSDCDFWRPPSPSSSPDSEKCSTPAAEDNHHFNIPLFPYSWTAYSGSELRHLVQGPYHRHLQGHREPHSPGSIYSAEDGGAEPHYAQRGPVAGCYQDFSSTAHQIRRMRDGDELYVDLKQKPRGAEIKSENDFICSNIESNGSYKCIKCCKVFSTPHGLEVHVRRSHSGTRPFECGICGKTFGHAVSLDQHRAVHSQERSFSCKICGKSFKRSSTLSTHLLIHSDTRPYPCQYCGKRFHQKSDMKKHTFIHTGEKPHKCQVCGKAFSQSSNLITHSRKHTGFKPFGCDLCGKGFQRKVDLRRHKETQHGLK